The DNA region GTCCGGGTTATAGCCGCCACCAACGCGAAGCTCGAGGAGCTCGTATGGGCGGACAAGTTCCGGGCGGACCTCTATTATCGCCTGAATGTCCTGAACCTCCGGATTCCGCCACTGCGTGATCGAGAAGAGGACGTGTTCCCCCTCATACAGCATTTCCTCCGGAAGTACCTCGCCTCGGAAGCGAACGTCCACACTGTGCTCTCCAACCGGGCACTCCATCTGCTCACCCAGTACGAATGGCCGGGAAACGTCCGGCAGCTCGAGAATCTGGTGGAACGCCTGTGCACGGTCTACGAGGGAAAGCCCCTCCATGAGTCGCAGGTGGCAAAGGCGCTCGATCCGGAACCCACGCTGGAGACGGGCATTCTTGAGATCCGCCGGGCCATTGATTCGGAGGATGGGGTCCTCGGAAAGGCGGAAAAGGCGCTCATACACAGGGTTCTCCGGGAAGTGGGAGGCAACAGGACGGAAGCGGCGCGGAGGCTTGGCATAAGCACCACCACCCTCTGGCGGAGGCTGAAGGCCGCCGGCGCCCGGCAGGAACCGGGGCCCGGCGCATAGCGATACAGCAGCCCCTCGCGACCCTTGCGACATGCATGGGTCGTTTTTCATTATGAAAGGCCACCTGCCGGCCGGCGACGGCGACCGACACCTCTGGACTCCATCTTCCCTGCATTGTGCCCCTATTCGGAACCTGGCACGTGGTTTGCATGTTGTTACGGCAAAGGGTTTACGGAGGGAAGAAGATGGAGATACCGGCGCTGGCGAAGACAGCCATGCAAATCATCCTGGACCGCAGGAGCGTCCGCCAGTTCAACCCCGATCCAGTGCCTGACGAGTTCCTGAAGCTGATCCTCGAAGCAGGGAGGCAGGCCCCGTCGGGTGAAGACGCCCAGCCCTGGAGGTTTATCGTCGTCAAGGATAAGGCGCTGATCGAGCGCCTGGGGCACATTTCGGGACGTGGTAGTGGGAGACGCTTCACCGGAGAGTTCCTGACCAAGAAACTCGACGACCGGTTCAAGTCGCTGGAGGACGCTGCAAAGCGGGAGGCAATATACAAGAAGCTGACCTCAGGGCAGGTTTCATCGTTCGTGGGTAGGGCCCCTGTTGTGATAGCCGTCTGCGGCAAGAAAGACGTATGGGACATGCCCTACGACACCTCCGCCGCGATGGAGAACATGTTGCTCGCGATAACCGCGCTCGGCCTGGGCGCTTGCTGGGTGATCGCCCCCTGCATAGACGTCAGGGACGAAACCGAAATGAAATCCCTTCTCAAAGTGCCCGACGAGGTAAAGGTCGTGAGCCTCATACCGCTCGGGTGGCCCCCCAAGATACCGGGGCCAAGGCCTAGGCTGCCGCTCACCGAGATATGCTTCCTCGACACATACGGCACGCCGCTGCCCGGCGTGGAAGCCCCCGGAGGTGGTAATGATGCCTGAGCAGGCGAACGCAGAGTACCTCACCGAAGTCTTCGCATCCCTCGAGCAGGCTTTCTGGGATGAAAGAGGGCGCGGGGGGCGCTACAGGACGACCCTCGTTGGGGTCAACCGGTTCAAGGACAGGCTCGCCGTGCCCAAGGGGGATTGGCGCAAGGGATTGGACGAGGCAGGCGCCCTGCTAAAGGCGGATGGGGTGATATCGGATGCGACCCCGTCCTACGATGGCCAGAACGTAATCAAGTGCAAGGTTACAGGATGCGCGCATGCCGGGGACCATACCGCCCTGAAGAGGGAGCCTTTCGTGTGCCCACCCGCGAACATCCTGATGCACGCGGTCTCGCTTGCCTGCGGCGTCTATCCCGAACTCATGCAGGTCAAGTGTCAGAACAAGGAATGTAACCTGTCCATGGTAGTAACCGGAGTGGAGCTGAGTTAGGCGCTTGAAGCGCTGAAAGGGTGCTGCCAGGTGAATGCGGGCAAGATTGCTCAACTCAGGGATGTCGTGTCGAGGGTCGCCGATGGTAGCCACGTGGCGCTCGGGGGTTTTGCGATAGCGAGGAACCCCATCGCAGTAGCTCACGAGCTCATACGCCAGGGTAAGAAGCATCTCACCGTCTCCCAGTGCATAGCTGGGATGGACACGGACCTGCTCGTCGGGGCTGGCGCTGTCCGCGAACTCGTCTACGGCGGGGGCTCGCTCGACCGGTTCGGCCCGGTGCACAACGTAAACAGGGCGATTGCCTCGGAGTCGATCATCGCGAAGGAATACTCGGGACTGGCCATGGCCATGAGGTTCACGGCCGGGTCCCTCGGCCTGCCTTTCATCCCGATCAGGTCGCTGATGGGGTCCGATCTCCTCGACGGGTTACTGAGGCAACGGGACGTGATGGTTCAGGACGATCCTTTTTCCGGCGAGCGCGTCGTCCTGCTGAAACCGCTGGAGCCCGATTTCTGCTTCATCCACGTTCCGCTCGCCGACGTCGACGGTAATACCTGGATTAGCGGCCCGCGGTGGGACCAGGAGGCCGCGATGTCGGCCGACCATCTCATCGTCGCCGCGGACAGGATTGCCGCGCAGGGTTACGCTGAACGCCACTCGGACACCGTGGTGATCCCCGGCTGCCGCGTGGAGGCGGTCGTTCACGTTCCGTTCGGAGCCCACCCGACTGGTGTTCACGGGTGCTACGACTACGACGCGGAGCACCTCAGATTCTACGAGAGCCAGGCTAAAGACCTCCGCCTGTTCGAGAAGTACGTCTCCGAATTCATTCTCGGCACCAGAGAACACTGCGAGTATCTCGAACTCGTCGGTGGGGTGCGGTTGGCGGCGAACCTGGCGGCGGAGCCTCTTTGCGGCTACAGTGCCGCATTCGGCAAAGGCGGGTGAGACATCTGTGACTGAGTCCTTTAACTCAAAAGAGATGATGGCCGTCGCGGGGGCGAGGGAACTCCGCAATCACGATGTGGTCGTGGTCGGACTGGGGCTGCCCCAGGTTTCGTCGGTACTGGCGAAATACACGCATGCCCCCGACCTTCACATGGTGCTCGAAATCGGGGTGATCGATCCCAAGCCTGTTCACACCGCCGTTGGGATTGCCGACCCGCGGATCTGGCTGAACGCAACCTATTTCACGAGCTTCATGGGCACCCTCGGCGCGCTGTTGCACAGGGGCCTGGTTGACGTTGGGTTTCTCGGTGCGTTGGAGGTTGACCAGTACGGCAACATCAACACGAGCTGGGCACCGGAGGCGGGAGGTCGCAGGCATTTCACCGGTAGTGGCGGAGCCAACGACATCGCATCGCTCGCCAGGCGGACCGTCATAGTGATGCGGCACGAGAAGCGCAAACTCGTCCAAAGGGTGAGGTTCATTACGAGCCCCGGGTACATATCCGGAGGCGCTTCGAGGCGGGACGCGGGACTGGTTAGCGGCGGTCCGTCCAAGGTCATCACCGACAAGTGCGTTTTCGAGTTCGATAGACAATCAGGTGAGGCAGTGCTGGCGTCAGTACACCCGGGGGTTACACTTGAGGAGGTGGCTGCTCAGACATCTTTCCCGTTCCGTGTCCCAGAGTCAATCAAGGAAACCGAGAAACCAAGTGTCGAGGAACTCCGGCTAATACGCGAATCGATCGACCCGCTCCGAGTCTATACGGGTGATTGAAGACTGAGCCTGGAGGTGGATCAAGTGAAGCGAACGCAGCGCGGCGCTACATCGGTACGCGCCCTGGTGGTCCTGGTGACAATGGCCCTCGTTTTCTCGGTGTCAGGTTGCGGAAAGAAGACCGAGGTCAAGTATCCCGAAAGAACGGTCAACGTGATAGTCGGGTGGGCGGCAGGTGGCCCGACTGACCTCGTCGCCAGAGGTCTTGCTCCCTTGCTGCAGGCCAAGCTGGGCCAGCCATTCGTGGTCACCAACATGGCTGGCGCGGCGGGTTCCGTGGGAGCGGACAACGTCAGCAAACAGTCCCCAGATGGCTATACACTGCTGTTCGGCTCGGAGACAATGTCGGTGTGGCAGGTAATGGGAACCGTGCCTCTAAGCTACAAGAACTTCGAGGTCGCGGCCGTAGTCGCGGAGGCAATACCGGCCCTGATCGTCCCCGCCGACTCTCCGTACAAGGACCTGAAGGAACTGGTTGAAGACGCGAAGAAGCGCCCGGAGGCCATCAAGATGTCGACCGCCGGCCCCGGGACGGTGCCGCACGTGTGTGGCCTCATGCTGTCCAAGTACCTGGGGGCAAAGATGTCCTTCATCCCGTTCCAGGGCGGGGCGCCGGCAGTGACCGCCGTGATCGGCAAACAGGTTGACTTAACGACGGAGATGCTGCAGACGGTCCTCCCCCACCACAAGGCGGGCAAGGCGCGAATACTCGCCACGTTCACGAACGAGAGCGTCGCGCAGCTTCAGGATGTACCGGCCCTTGGGGAGATATATCCGGAGATGAAGCCGTACCTGCCGTACGGCCCGTGGTTCGGGGTGCTGGCGCCGAAGGGCACACCGAAGGAAGTCATCCAGAGGCTTGCGACGGCGATCGATGAGTGCCTTAAGGACCCGAAGTGGAAGACTCATGCCGACAACATTTTCGTCCGGACCCTGAATATCACCGATCCGGCCAAGATATCGGCTCACCTGGATAAGTGGACGAGCGACACGGCGTGGCTCCTGTACGACCTCGGCATCGCGAAGGAGTCGCCTGAGAAGTTCGGTATCCCGAAACCCAAGTAGAGTGGTTCTGTCAGCAGAACGTCACGCAGGGTGTAGGTAGACAGGGGTGTAGGCATGATCAGGGTAGACAAAGCGAAATGCCTGGCGTGCGGGATGTGCGTGCTTTCATGTCCGCAGGAGGCGCCCCAACTCGAGGGCGAGACGGTCGCAATAGACGCCGCAAAATGCATTGAGTGCGGGCAGTGTATAGAGAGTTGTCCCCAGGAGGCTCTCAGCGACGAGTGATCCGGGCATGAGCATGCGCCGACCTTGGACTCCGTGCCGGGTAGGAGGGGTGGGCAATGCAAGATCGTATTCTGGGCATTACCGTTGCCCTGACCGGGGCCTATGCAGTCTATCACGGGATGGGTTTCTCCGCGGAGAAGGGTGTGCTTGCCTCAGCAGGAGCCCTGCCAGTCCTGGTAGGCCTGCTCCTGCTGGGGCTCGGCGTCTCAGTGGCGATCAAGACTCGGGGCAAATCGAGCGGGTTTGAGGGCCACTGGCAGCGGCTGCTGTACTTCGGCCTGTTAACAGCGGCATACATCCTTGGCCTGTCGCACCTGGGATTCATTATGGCGACGCCGCCATATCTGCTGGTATTGCTGGCTCTCACCGGCGACAGGCCGAAAAAAGCGCGTATATACGCCGGGTTGGCTCTGGCGGTCATAATGACCGCCGGCACCTATGCCCTGTTTGACAAGGTATTCAGGCTACTGCTGCCGTAAGGGCGACCGGAGAGGCTGGCTGCCGCCGGGAGGGTGGTATCGGTGTTCTCGTACATCTTAGGACTGCTTCATCCCGCAAATCTTGGCCTTGTGGCCATCGGGACTATGCTGGGTTTGATCATGGGCGCCCTTCCCGGTCTCACGGTCACCATGGCCACCGTGCTGATCGTCTCGCTGACATTCGGGTGGGATATGATCCGGGCCCTCGCCATTATCCTTGGCGCATACAGCGGGGCCGTAATGGGAGGGCTCGTCTCCGCGATAACCCTGAACATCCCGGGAACGGCAGCCGCGGTGGCCACCGTATTCGACGGGTATCCAATGGCAAGACGCGGCGAAGCGGGCCGTGCTATTGGACTGGGGATGACCCAGAGCTTAATTGGTGGCATTTTCGGGGGCGTCGCCCTGGCGGTCGGCGCCCCGCTGATCAGCAACGTCGCCCTGAAACTCGGGGCCCCGGAATACTTCCTTCTCGGGCTCTGGGGACTCACGGTCGTGTCAAGCCTGGGGAGCGGCTCGGTCATAAAGGGGTTAATCAGCGCAGGCCTCGGCCTATTGGTGGCTTGCGTCGGGATGGACCCCATGTGGGGGACGCCCCGGTTTTGCTTTGATAACGCCTATCTCAAGGGTGGAATCGGTTACATCCCCGCGCTCATCGGCCTCTTCGGGATGAAGGAAGTCCTCAACAACATGTTCAACGTCGCAGGCCGCGGCACTCAAGTGCGGCAGAACGTGGGATCCGCCCTCCCGAGGTTCCGGGAGATCCTCTGTCTCCTCCCGATCACAGTGCGGGCCGCCGTGATCGGACTCTTCATCGGTGCCCTTCCCGGCACGGGCGGCGATATCGCCGCGCTTCTCGCCTATGGAGACGCCAAGCGCTCGGTCAAGAACCCGTCCAGGCCATTTGGGACCGGGGCAATCGAAGGGCTTGCCGCCCCGGAGGCCGCCAATAACG from Bacillota bacterium includes:
- a CDS encoding CoA transferase subunit A, whose translation is MNAGKIAQLRDVVSRVADGSHVALGGFAIARNPIAVAHELIRQGKKHLTVSQCIAGMDTDLLVGAGAVRELVYGGGSLDRFGPVHNVNRAIASESIIAKEYSGLAMAMRFTAGSLGLPFIPIRSLMGSDLLDGLLRQRDVMVQDDPFSGERVVLLKPLEPDFCFIHVPLADVDGNTWISGPRWDQEAAMSADHLIVAADRIAAQGYAERHSDTVVIPGCRVEAVVHVPFGAHPTGVHGCYDYDAEHLRFYESQAKDLRLFEKYVSEFILGTREHCEYLELVGGVRLAANLAAEPLCGYSAAFGKGG
- a CDS encoding CoA-transferase subunit beta, with protein sequence MTESFNSKEMMAVAGARELRNHDVVVVGLGLPQVSSVLAKYTHAPDLHMVLEIGVIDPKPVHTAVGIADPRIWLNATYFTSFMGTLGALLHRGLVDVGFLGALEVDQYGNINTSWAPEAGGRRHFTGSGGANDIASLARRTVIVMRHEKRKLVQRVRFITSPGYISGGASRRDAGLVSGGPSKVITDKCVFEFDRQSGEAVLASVHPGVTLEEVAAQTSFPFRVPESIKETEKPSVEELRLIRESIDPLRVYTGD
- a CDS encoding tripartite tricarboxylate transporter substrate binding protein, translated to MKRTQRGATSVRALVVLVTMALVFSVSGCGKKTEVKYPERTVNVIVGWAAGGPTDLVARGLAPLLQAKLGQPFVVTNMAGAAGSVGADNVSKQSPDGYTLLFGSETMSVWQVMGTVPLSYKNFEVAAVVAEAIPALIVPADSPYKDLKELVEDAKKRPEAIKMSTAGPGTVPHVCGLMLSKYLGAKMSFIPFQGGAPAVTAVIGKQVDLTTEMLQTVLPHHKAGKARILATFTNESVAQLQDVPALGEIYPEMKPYLPYGPWFGVLAPKGTPKEVIQRLATAIDECLKDPKWKTHADNIFVRTLNITDPAKISAHLDKWTSDTAWLLYDLGIAKESPEKFGIPKPK
- a CDS encoding 4Fe-4S binding protein — protein: MIRVDKAKCLACGMCVLSCPQEAPQLEGETVAIDAAKCIECGQCIESCPQEALSDE
- a CDS encoding tripartite tricarboxylate transporter permease, which codes for MFSYILGLLHPANLGLVAIGTMLGLIMGALPGLTVTMATVLIVSLTFGWDMIRALAIILGAYSGAVMGGLVSAITLNIPGTAAAVATVFDGYPMARRGEAGRAIGLGMTQSLIGGIFGGVALAVGAPLISNVALKLGAPEYFLLGLWGLTVVSSLGSGSVIKGLISAGLGLLVACVGMDPMWGTPRFCFDNAYLKGGIGYIPALIGLFGMKEVLNNMFNVAGRGTQVRQNVGSALPRFREILCLLPITVRAAVIGLFIGALPGTGGDIAALLAYGDAKRSVKNPSRPFGTGAIEGLAAPEAANNAAVGGALIPLLTLAIPGDSVTAVILGSFLLHGLQPGPLMMSTQPQYFWTVVTFYLMSQVFMFSLGLASCRWLIRLLSIPKDILMPAVTVLCVVGSYAIQSNITDVWVTFAFGVLGFTFERLGVPVGPMVLGIILGPLVDTEFRKAYLLSDGKILGFIAARPASMVLAALIVLTLATQSTLPRKLWDSFVALFRRNASAA